Proteins found in one uncultured Desulfuromonas sp. genomic segment:
- the der gene encoding ribosome biogenesis GTPase Der — MSVVAIVGRPNVGKSTLFNRILGERKAIVEDYPGVTRDRNYADVTRYDKPFTLIDTGGFEPVSEERMLVQMREQSQLAIEEADVILFVMDGRDGLTPSDEEVAEMLRRVDKPVLFVVNKVDGDKQEEQAAEFYSLGIEHFFVTSAEHGRGMGELMAAILDELPEVKTVEDDSVEVRLAVIGRPNVGKSSLVNKLLGYERVVANPTAGTTRDSVDTPFIYNGQRYVLIDTAGIRRKGKVSQKLEKYSVVQALKGMDRAHVVMVVIDAEEGITEQDLTIAGYAYDRGRAVVLVVNKWDTLTKDNQTMKKFTDEVRGQFKFLSFAPIMFVSALTGQRVAKIMETVEDVAQQFNRKISTSELNRVLKQAEEAHPPAMYHGKRVKLFYITQTAVRPPSFTIFVNKEKGVHFSYRRYLANKIRQPFGFSGCPIRITYRDREH, encoded by the coding sequence ATGTCTGTCGTCGCTATTGTCGGCCGCCCCAATGTGGGTAAATCAACCTTGTTCAACCGCATTCTCGGCGAACGCAAAGCCATTGTTGAAGATTATCCGGGAGTGACCCGGGATCGTAATTATGCCGATGTGACTCGTTACGATAAGCCGTTCACACTGATTGACACCGGCGGTTTTGAGCCGGTCAGTGAGGAGCGTATGCTGGTGCAGATGCGCGAACAGTCGCAATTGGCCATTGAGGAGGCCGATGTCATCCTGTTTGTCATGGATGGCCGCGATGGTTTGACGCCGTCTGATGAAGAGGTTGCCGAAATGTTGCGCCGGGTCGACAAGCCGGTGTTGTTTGTTGTCAACAAAGTTGATGGCGATAAGCAGGAAGAGCAGGCGGCTGAATTTTACTCCTTGGGCATTGAGCATTTTTTTGTGACCTCGGCAGAGCACGGTCGTGGCATGGGCGAGCTCATGGCTGCGATTCTCGATGAATTGCCGGAAGTAAAAACGGTTGAGGACGACAGTGTTGAGGTGCGATTGGCCGTGATTGGGCGTCCCAATGTGGGGAAATCTTCCTTGGTCAATAAGCTGCTTGGTTACGAAAGAGTCGTGGCGAACCCGACGGCGGGGACCACGCGCGATAGTGTTGATACCCCTTTTATCTATAACGGTCAGCGCTATGTGCTGATTGACACGGCTGGGATTCGTCGCAAAGGAAAGGTCAGTCAGAAACTGGAAAAATATTCTGTGGTTCAGGCTCTCAAGGGGATGGACCGGGCGCATGTGGTGATGGTGGTCATTGATGCCGAGGAGGGGATCACCGAACAGGATCTGACCATTGCCGGCTATGCTTATGACCGAGGACGCGCGGTGGTGCTGGTGGTTAATAAGTGGGATACGTTGACCAAAGACAATCAGACCATGAAAAAGTTTACCGACGAGGTGCGTGGTCAGTTCAAATTTTTGTCGTTTGCGCCGATCATGTTTGTCTCTGCGCTGACCGGTCAGCGGGTGGCCAAGATAATGGAGACTGTTGAGGATGTTGCCCAACAGTTTAACCGCAAGATCTCCACGTCGGAATTGAACCGGGTTCTGAAGCAGGCCGAAGAAGCTCATCCGCCAGCCATGTATCATGGTAAGCGGGTCAAACTGTTTTATATTACGCAGACAGCGGTGCGGCCGCCGAGTTTTACCATTTTTGTCAACAAGGAGAAGGGGGTCCATTTCTCCTACCGGCGCTACCTGGCCAATAAAATCCGTCAGCCGTTTGGTTTCAGTGGCTGCCCGATCCGTATTACCTATCGCGACCGGGAGCATTAA
- the era gene encoding GTPase Era: protein MTDSTQTESTYRSGFVSIVGRPNVGKSTLLNQILGQKIAITANKPQTTRNRILGIHSEDHAQVLFLDTPGIHKATGKLNQYMVDQALSACRGVDVVVFLVEATDRVGGGDDFILDVLGQSDIPVVLVINKVDLVEKDKLLPLIAQYAERFDFKEIIPLSALNGSGVERLVTAVRDMLPEGPPYYPEEMVTDLPERFIVGEMIREKILRKTHQEVPYGVAVQVDNFEERPGKNLIAIQATIYVGRDAHKRILVGKGGSMIKVLGQEARKEIEQFLDARVFLELFVKVKKNWMDSDRFLREFGYE, encoded by the coding sequence GTGACAGATTCAACCCAAACAGAGTCTACCTACCGATCCGGATTTGTATCGATTGTCGGTCGTCCCAATGTGGGGAAATCCACATTGCTCAATCAGATCCTCGGCCAGAAGATTGCCATTACAGCCAATAAGCCTCAGACCACCCGCAACCGGATTCTCGGCATTCACAGCGAAGACCATGCCCAGGTGTTATTTCTCGATACCCCGGGTATCCACAAGGCAACCGGTAAGCTCAACCAGTACATGGTTGACCAGGCGTTATCCGCATGCCGTGGTGTTGATGTAGTGGTGTTTCTGGTTGAAGCCACCGATCGAGTCGGTGGCGGTGATGATTTTATCCTTGATGTGCTGGGTCAGAGCGACATTCCAGTTGTTCTGGTGATTAATAAAGTCGATCTGGTGGAAAAGGACAAATTGCTGCCTTTGATTGCCCAGTATGCCGAACGCTTTGATTTTAAAGAGATCATTCCGTTGTCCGCCCTTAATGGCAGCGGCGTGGAGCGCTTGGTGACGGCAGTGCGAGACATGCTTCCCGAAGGCCCACCCTACTACCCTGAAGAGATGGTCACGGATTTGCCGGAGCGGTTTATTGTCGGCGAAATGATTCGTGAGAAAATTTTGCGCAAAACCCATCAGGAGGTGCCGTATGGGGTTGCGGTGCAGGTCGATAACTTTGAAGAGCGGCCCGGCAAGAACCTGATCGCCATTCAGGCGACCATTTATGTGGGTCGTGATGCGCATAAACGGATTCTGGTTGGTAAGGGCGGCAGCATGATCAAGGTTCTTGGTCAGGAAGCGCGTAAGGAAATTGAACAGTTTCTTGATGCTCGGGTGTTTCTTGAGCTGTTTGTTAAGGTGAAGAAAAACTGGATGGATTCTGATCGCTTCTTGCGCGAGTTCGGGTACGAATAA
- the rnc gene encoding ribonuclease III, with amino-acid sequence MDFDKELSEFEERLGYRFTDRKYLQTALIHKSYANEQLRDPAACNERQEFLGDAVLDLVMADYLFCTYPQLPEGELSRIRSELVSARALAKVARRLNLGPCLKLGRGERRSGGQDKDNLLADALEAVFGAVFLDAGWDVARDVLGRMFEGTAVQAARRKSLDYKTRFQELAQARFGAAPEYELVATEGPDHQREYTVIVSCDGRHLGQGSGGSKKAAQQQAACQALKVLDDEGDDGAA; translated from the coding sequence GTGGATTTTGATAAAGAGCTGAGCGAATTTGAAGAGCGATTGGGGTACCGGTTTACGGACCGGAAGTACCTGCAGACGGCTCTGATCCATAAATCCTATGCCAATGAGCAATTGCGAGATCCGGCGGCATGTAATGAACGCCAGGAGTTTCTCGGCGATGCGGTTCTCGATCTGGTGATGGCGGATTATCTGTTTTGTACCTATCCACAGTTGCCGGAGGGGGAGTTGTCACGGATTCGCTCCGAATTGGTCAGCGCCCGTGCTCTGGCTAAGGTTGCCCGTCGTCTCAATCTGGGCCCCTGTCTGAAATTGGGGCGTGGCGAACGCCGTAGTGGCGGTCAGGACAAGGATAATCTGCTGGCCGATGCTTTGGAAGCCGTGTTTGGTGCGGTGTTTCTTGATGCCGGTTGGGATGTGGCGCGGGATGTCCTTGGGCGGATGTTTGAAGGCACGGCCGTGCAGGCGGCGCGGCGCAAGTCGCTCGATTATAAGACGCGCTTTCAGGAGTTGGCTCAGGCGCGTTTCGGTGCAGCACCGGAGTATGAGTTGGTGGCCACGGAAGGTCCCGACCATCAGCGTGAATATACCGTGATTGTCTCCTGTGATGGACGGCATCTGGGGCAGGGCAGCGGCGGTAGTAAAAAGGCGGCTCAACAACAGGCGGCCTGTCAAGCGCTGAAAGTGCTTGATGACGAAGGCGATGACGGGGCGGCATAG
- the tmk gene encoding dTMP kinase, with product MGLFITFEGIEGCGKTTQIRRLAAALRQQGHDIIETREPGGCDIADQIRAVLLDAKNSRMTSPAELLLYAAARAQHVAEVIRPALDAGKTVLCDRFCDATLAYQGYGRQLDINQITTLNDYACQGVRPDATLLLDLPVEIGLGRARQRNEQHTGPNEDRFEQESLNFHQRIRQAYLRLAKDEPQRFLTIDAQGSPQTVAERIASAITSVIQPADQS from the coding sequence ATGGGACTATTCATCACATTTGAAGGTATTGAAGGTTGCGGAAAAACCACTCAGATCCGTCGCCTCGCCGCCGCACTGCGCCAACAGGGTCACGACATCATCGAAACACGGGAACCAGGCGGTTGCGACATTGCCGACCAGATTCGCGCTGTATTACTCGATGCCAAAAACAGCCGCATGACCAGTCCCGCTGAGCTGCTGCTTTATGCCGCAGCCCGTGCCCAACATGTCGCGGAAGTGATCCGTCCGGCCCTTGACGCCGGCAAAACGGTTCTATGTGATCGCTTTTGTGATGCCACCCTTGCCTATCAGGGCTATGGCCGCCAACTGGATATCAATCAAATTACAACACTCAATGATTATGCCTGCCAAGGAGTCCGACCCGACGCCACCCTGCTGCTCGATCTGCCGGTAGAGATTGGTCTCGGACGCGCCCGCCAGCGCAATGAACAACACACCGGCCCCAACGAAGACCGCTTTGAGCAGGAATCTCTCAACTTTCACCAGCGCATCCGCCAAGCCTATCTACGGCTGGCCAAAGACGAACCCCAACGTTTTCTGACCATTGACGCTCAAGGGAGTCCACAAACAGTAGCCGAACGAATTGCTTCGGCCATAACTTCTGTTATCCAACCGGCGGACCAGTCATGA
- the holB gene encoding DNA polymerase III subunit delta', whose amino-acid sequence MTFANIIGHDRQKKLLRQAWNNQRMAHAYLFTGAEGIGKRLMATAVVRLIFCEHQTGCGTCPGCRRIDHNNHPDLHILEPEGSFIKIDAIRELQKELQHPPLEAPRRICLIDGADKMNPAAGNALLKTLEEPRHDVMLILISAHPEAVLETIRSRCQQLPFARLDQAMIAKVLKQQEFSDDECRILASLSEGSLKKALGSDREFYLEQRKALFKAVCTLSPGSVVPMLELAEKWAADKDQLEDLGTVLLSCYRDVFLVVSQGSSSLLANTDLKDRIVHQAARESLSSIQHKLDALLEFQHHLRRNVNRQLAVERLLIRLVQPKAAL is encoded by the coding sequence ATGACCTTTGCCAACATCATCGGCCACGACCGGCAAAAAAAACTGCTCCGTCAGGCATGGAATAATCAGCGTATGGCTCACGCCTACCTGTTTACCGGAGCTGAAGGAATTGGCAAGCGCCTGATGGCCACGGCTGTGGTGCGACTGATCTTCTGCGAACATCAAACCGGTTGTGGCACCTGTCCCGGCTGTCGACGCATTGACCACAACAACCATCCGGACCTCCACATCCTTGAACCGGAAGGCAGCTTCATCAAAATTGACGCCATCCGTGAGCTGCAAAAAGAACTGCAACATCCGCCACTGGAAGCACCACGACGTATCTGTTTGATTGACGGGGCCGACAAAATGAACCCGGCGGCCGGCAATGCATTGCTCAAAACATTGGAAGAACCGCGCCACGATGTCATGCTGATTCTGATCAGCGCCCATCCGGAGGCGGTTCTGGAGACCATCCGTTCCCGGTGTCAGCAGCTGCCCTTTGCCCGGCTTGATCAGGCCATGATTGCCAAAGTCCTCAAGCAGCAGGAGTTCAGTGACGATGAATGCCGAATCCTCGCCTCATTGTCCGAAGGCAGCCTCAAAAAGGCTCTTGGCAGCGACCGCGAGTTTTACCTTGAACAACGCAAGGCACTGTTCAAAGCCGTCTGCACCCTGTCACCGGGCAGCGTCGTTCCCATGTTGGAACTGGCGGAAAAATGGGCAGCGGACAAAGACCAATTGGAAGATCTGGGCACTGTCCTGCTCAGTTGCTATCGTGACGTGTTTCTTGTTGTCAGTCAGGGGTCCAGCTCCCTGCTGGCCAATACAGACCTCAAGGATCGCATTGTCCATCAGGCGGCCCGTGAAAGCCTGTCCTCCATCCAGCACAAGCTGGACGCACTGCTTGAGTTTCAGCACCATTTACGCCGCAACGTCAACCGACAACTGGCGGTTGAACGCTTACTGATCCGCCTTGTCCAACCAAAAGCAGCGCTGTAA
- the ricT gene encoding regulatory iron-sulfur-containing complex subunit RicT, which produces MTQNNEERPTTPEGEKIIATVKFRSAGKQYDFDTNGLELNQGDSVVVETNRGRALGTVARPPRNVAKQDLPQDLKKVLRLATEADHNMARISSSKEKEAFDHCMERIRQRNMPMKLVKAEYLFDGSKIIFYFTADGRVDFRELVKDLAHHFHTRIEMRQIGVRDEAKLIGGIGICGRELCCGTFLTDFHPVSVRMAKQQGLALNPTKISGQCGRLLCCLGYEYDTYCKMAKQLPKPGSKANLDGQTVEVVSGQTLSQTVTVRCAGKTISHIPVASLTTSKSGAKEEPKKSGESSSAPEKRQAKEGERKPGNKGKGGKPASRDGKPQRPARGKSAEGRPNKNKRSGKPGQEKQNRPKKSSGAQEQQKQENSPRTNKKPRPDKGPAQDKVQATPTSGDNNENNQEKNPQDKKPNKRRSRNRRRPQRKP; this is translated from the coding sequence ATGACTCAGAACAACGAGGAACGCCCGACAACGCCAGAGGGCGAAAAAATCATCGCTACCGTCAAATTTCGCTCCGCGGGAAAACAATACGATTTTGACACCAACGGACTGGAACTCAATCAGGGGGACAGCGTGGTGGTGGAAACCAATCGGGGCCGCGCACTCGGCACGGTTGCCCGCCCACCTCGAAACGTTGCCAAACAAGATCTTCCCCAGGATTTGAAAAAAGTCCTGCGGCTGGCCACTGAAGCCGACCACAACATGGCGCGCATCAGTTCTTCCAAGGAAAAAGAAGCCTTTGACCACTGCATGGAACGCATTCGGCAACGCAACATGCCGATGAAACTGGTCAAAGCTGAATACCTGTTTGACGGCTCAAAGATCATCTTCTATTTCACCGCCGATGGTCGGGTGGACTTTCGCGAATTGGTTAAAGACCTTGCCCACCATTTCCATACCCGCATTGAAATGCGCCAGATCGGTGTCCGTGACGAAGCCAAACTGATCGGCGGCATCGGCATCTGCGGACGTGAACTGTGCTGTGGCACATTTCTCACTGATTTTCATCCAGTTTCGGTACGCATGGCCAAACAACAGGGGCTGGCACTGAATCCCACCAAAATTTCCGGACAATGTGGACGCTTGCTGTGCTGCCTGGGCTATGAATACGATACCTATTGCAAAATGGCCAAGCAGTTGCCGAAGCCCGGCTCAAAAGCGAACCTGGATGGACAAACGGTTGAGGTGGTCTCCGGCCAGACACTCAGTCAAACCGTCACAGTACGCTGCGCCGGTAAAACCATCAGCCACATCCCGGTGGCAAGCTTGACTACTAGCAAGTCGGGGGCCAAAGAGGAGCCGAAAAAGAGCGGAGAAAGTTCATCGGCACCGGAAAAACGCCAGGCAAAAGAAGGTGAACGCAAACCGGGTAACAAAGGCAAAGGGGGAAAACCCGCCTCGCGTGACGGGAAACCGCAACGTCCGGCCCGTGGAAAATCTGCTGAAGGGCGACCAAATAAAAACAAACGCAGTGGCAAACCGGGCCAGGAAAAACAAAACCGACCCAAGAAATCTTCCGGGGCGCAGGAACAGCAGAAGCAGGAAAACAGCCCACGGACGAACAAAAAGCCACGTCCGGATAAAGGACCGGCCCAGGACAAGGTACAGGCCACACCCACGAGCGGTGACAACAACGAAAACAATCAGGAAAAGAATCCTCAGGATAAAAAACCCAATAAACGCCGCAGCCGCAACCGTCGTCGGCCGCAGCGCAAACCATAG
- the metG gene encoding methionine--tRNA ligase produces MDKTFYITTPIYYVNDVPHIGHAYTTLACDVLARYKKARGYEVFFLTGTDEHGQKVEKAAIAAGETPLELADRVMQRFAALWQKLNIDNTDFIRTTQQRHKEGVQKMFTQIQEQGDIYLGAYEDWYCTPCETFWTETQLIDGCCPDCGRPTDKLKEESYFFRMSKYQQQLLDHIEANPDFIQPRSRRNEVLSFVREGLRDLSISRTSFSWGIPVPGDDKHVIYVWFDALNNYITALGYPEDKQGNFEKFWPCSVHVIGKDILRFHTVYWPTFLMAAGLPLPEKVFAHGWWTVEGKKMSKSLQNVVEPNMLVDTYGIDPIRYFLLREVPFGLDGDFSHSALIHRINSDLANDLGNLVSRSTAMLNKYFGGTLPEPTAMADIDQPFIDQFPAKLELIDKQMNDLAFNKALLSIWELISSANKYIDDTAPWGLAKDDAQKERLGTVMYNLLEAVRLVGLMVAPFLPDTGKRIMEILGQDSDNLMLDGQDQWGGLQAGTAIEKAPPMFPRIEEN; encoded by the coding sequence ATGGACAAAACATTTTACATCACCACCCCCATCTACTACGTCAACGACGTGCCCCACATCGGCCACGCTTACACGACGCTGGCCTGTGACGTTCTGGCCCGTTATAAAAAGGCGCGCGGTTATGAGGTCTTTTTCCTCACCGGCACAGACGAGCACGGCCAGAAAGTGGAAAAAGCCGCCATTGCTGCGGGTGAAACACCTTTGGAACTGGCAGATCGGGTGATGCAACGCTTTGCGGCCTTGTGGCAAAAGCTCAACATCGACAACACCGACTTCATCCGCACCACCCAGCAACGCCATAAAGAGGGCGTGCAAAAGATGTTTACCCAGATCCAGGAACAAGGTGATATCTATCTCGGGGCCTATGAAGACTGGTATTGCACGCCCTGTGAAACCTTCTGGACTGAGACACAGCTCATCGACGGCTGCTGTCCGGACTGTGGCCGGCCGACGGATAAACTCAAGGAGGAGTCCTACTTCTTCCGCATGAGCAAATACCAGCAACAGCTGCTCGATCATATTGAGGCCAATCCCGACTTTATCCAGCCGCGTTCTCGCCGCAACGAAGTACTCAGTTTCGTGCGCGAAGGGCTGCGTGACCTGTCGATCTCCCGTACTAGTTTCTCTTGGGGAATCCCGGTTCCCGGTGACGACAAACACGTCATTTATGTGTGGTTTGATGCCCTGAACAACTACATTACCGCACTGGGCTACCCGGAGGACAAACAAGGTAACTTTGAAAAATTCTGGCCATGCAGCGTTCATGTTATCGGCAAGGATATCCTACGTTTTCACACGGTATACTGGCCGACCTTCCTCATGGCTGCCGGACTGCCGTTGCCGGAGAAGGTCTTCGCCCACGGCTGGTGGACTGTCGAAGGCAAAAAGATGAGTAAAAGTCTGCAGAACGTTGTTGAACCCAACATGCTGGTGGACACTTACGGTATCGATCCGATCCGTTACTTCCTGCTGCGCGAGGTGCCATTCGGCCTTGACGGCGACTTCTCCCACTCGGCGCTGATCCACCGCATCAACTCGGATTTGGCCAATGACCTCGGCAACCTGGTCAGCCGTTCCACAGCGATGCTCAACAAGTATTTCGGTGGCACTCTGCCTGAGCCAACAGCAATGGCCGACATCGACCAACCGTTCATCGACCAATTCCCGGCCAAGCTGGAACTGATCGATAAACAAATGAATGATCTGGCCTTCAACAAGGCCCTGCTCAGCATCTGGGAGCTGATCAGCAGCGCCAACAAGTATATTGACGACACCGCCCCTTGGGGTTTGGCCAAAGATGACGCCCAAAAAGAACGTCTCGGCACGGTTATGTACAACCTGCTTGAAGCCGTACGTCTGGTCGGCCTGATGGTGGCCCCATTTTTGCCGGATACCGGTAAGCGTATCATGGAGATTCTGGGTCAGGACAGCGACAATCTGATGCTTGATGGGCAGGATCAATGGGGTGGACTGCAAGCCGGTACGGCCATTGAAAAAGCGCCGCCGATGTTTCCGCGCATTGAAGAAAACTGA
- a CDS encoding TatD family hydrolase, with protein sequence MSHPSLVDTHAHLDGGRFAEDLEQVIQRADDQGVHSIITVGCDLESSRASIDLAERYPGIYATVGIHPHDAATVTPQLLDELAQLATADKVVAIGEIGLDYYRNHCPHDQQQKAFRQQLALARQCKLPVVIHDRDAHDDVLAILREEKAEEIGGVLHCFSGDIEMAKACLDLGFYLSFTGTITYPKNDALREVIRQVPTERILVETDCPYLAAQPWRGKRNEPSYVVKTAETVAEIKGLTLTDVARITSLNAFELFGVGEVDQASKIAYRIRDSLYLNITNRCSNRCTFCAKFRDFHVKGHQLKLDHEPDFDEVIAAIGDPTGYEEVVFCGYGEPLLRLDLVKEVATWLKQRGIKVRINSDGQANLVHQRNVLPELKGLIDELSISLNAPNTAEYQRICQSCFGAEGYDAVKDFIHQAPTYIPKVIASAVTVPGIDIKACEQLAEELGVEFRTRIYNEVG encoded by the coding sequence ATGTCTCACCCTTCCCTCGTTGATACCCACGCCCATCTGGATGGCGGTCGTTTTGCTGAAGACCTTGAACAGGTCATTCAACGTGCCGATGATCAAGGAGTTCACTCCATCATTACCGTCGGCTGCGACCTCGAAAGTTCTCGTGCCAGCATCGATCTGGCAGAACGGTATCCAGGTATCTATGCCACGGTCGGTATCCACCCACACGACGCCGCCACCGTCACCCCGCAGTTGCTTGACGAACTGGCCCAACTGGCGACTGCAGACAAAGTAGTGGCCATCGGTGAAATCGGCCTCGACTATTACCGCAACCATTGCCCGCACGATCAGCAGCAAAAAGCCTTTCGCCAGCAACTGGCGTTAGCACGTCAATGCAAGCTGCCGGTGGTCATCCATGATCGTGATGCCCATGACGACGTGTTGGCCATCCTGCGCGAAGAAAAGGCCGAGGAGATCGGCGGTGTACTGCACTGCTTCAGTGGCGATATCGAAATGGCCAAAGCGTGCCTGGACCTCGGCTTCTACCTGTCATTTACCGGCACGATAACCTACCCGAAAAACGACGCCCTGCGTGAAGTGATCCGGCAGGTGCCGACAGAGCGCATCCTGGTGGAAACGGATTGTCCTTATCTGGCCGCTCAACCGTGGCGCGGCAAGCGCAATGAGCCGTCCTACGTTGTCAAAACCGCTGAAACAGTTGCTGAGATCAAGGGGCTGACCCTGACCGATGTGGCGCGCATCACCAGTCTTAATGCGTTTGAGCTGTTCGGTGTCGGCGAAGTGGACCAGGCCAGTAAAATCGCTTATCGCATCCGCGACTCGCTGTATCTCAACATCACCAACCGCTGCAGCAACCGCTGTACTTTTTGCGCCAAATTCCGCGACTTTCACGTCAAAGGCCATCAGCTCAAGCTCGACCATGAACCTGATTTTGATGAAGTGATTGCCGCCATTGGCGATCCGACAGGTTATGAGGAAGTGGTTTTCTGTGGTTACGGTGAGCCGCTGCTGCGCCTTGATCTGGTGAAAGAGGTGGCCACGTGGCTCAAACAGCGTGGGATCAAGGTGCGCATCAACAGTGATGGCCAAGCCAATCTGGTTCATCAACGAAATGTTTTGCCGGAACTCAAAGGTCTGATCGACGAGCTGAGCATTTCCCTTAACGCCCCGAACACGGCCGAGTACCAGCGCATCTGCCAATCCTGTTTTGGTGCTGAAGGCTACGATGCGGTGAAAGATTTCATCCATCAGGCACCGACGTATATCCCCAAAGTGATCGCGTCAGCCGTCACGGTCCCGGGGATTGATATCAAGGCATGTGAACAACTGGCGGAGGAACTGGGTGTCGAGTTTCGCACCCGCATTTACAATGAAGTCGGCTAA
- the hflK gene encoding FtsH protease activity modulator HflK, whose protein sequence is MSQSPWEPKQDPLEQALRMAAKKIKTSGGPPKKIIIGLVIVFLVVIGGQSAFYKVDTEETGVLLRLGKSIGTAPPGLHMKLPFGIDQVYRVKTGRVLKEEFGFRTEQAGVRTTYSNRDYSEESLTLTGDLNVSDVEWIVQYQIVDPEKYLFNIADPRATIRDLSEAEVRRIIGNSNVTQVLTTERAYLAMAVEKGLQEILNSYNIGIRVVTVKFQDVNPPDQVKAAFNEVNEAEQQKESLIFQAREQYNREVPKARGVARSRILEAEGYALERINIAKGEAERFNSLVAEYRKAPKVTKQRLFLETMDKILPKVDEIYVVDDKSGGILPLLPLGKQNMNGGAK, encoded by the coding sequence ATGTCTCAAAGTCCCTGGGAACCCAAGCAGGATCCATTGGAACAAGCTCTGAGAATGGCGGCCAAGAAAATCAAGACCAGCGGTGGCCCACCGAAAAAAATCATTATCGGCCTGGTTATTGTTTTTCTCGTCGTCATTGGCGGACAAAGCGCCTTTTACAAAGTTGATACCGAAGAGACCGGCGTGTTGTTGCGTCTGGGAAAATCGATCGGCACCGCCCCACCTGGTCTGCATATGAAACTGCCTTTCGGCATTGATCAGGTTTACCGAGTCAAAACCGGCCGCGTGCTCAAAGAGGAGTTCGGCTTTCGCACTGAGCAAGCCGGTGTACGCACCACCTACAGCAATCGCGATTACAGTGAAGAATCTTTGACGCTGACCGGCGATCTGAACGTCAGCGATGTGGAATGGATTGTCCAGTATCAGATCGTTGATCCGGAAAAATACCTGTTTAACATTGCCGATCCCCGCGCCACGATCCGCGATCTGTCCGAAGCCGAGGTGCGCCGCATCATCGGCAACTCCAATGTCACTCAGGTGTTGACCACAGAGCGTGCCTATCTGGCCATGGCCGTTGAAAAAGGACTCCAGGAAATCCTCAACAGTTACAATATCGGCATCCGTGTCGTTACCGTCAAATTCCAGGATGTTAACCCGCCAGATCAGGTTAAAGCAGCGTTCAACGAGGTCAACGAAGCCGAACAACAAAAAGAGAGCCTGATTTTCCAGGCACGCGAGCAATACAACCGCGAAGTCCCTAAGGCCCGTGGTGTGGCGCGTAGCCGCATTCTCGAAGCCGAAGGTTACGCTCTTGAACGCATCAACATCGCCAAGGGCGAAGCAGAGCGTTTTAATTCTCTGGTGGCTGAATACCGCAAAGCCCCCAAAGTCACAAAACAACGCTTGTTTCTGGAAACCATGGATAAGATTCTTCCCAAGGTCGATGAAATTTATGTGGTTGACGACAAGAGCGGCGGCATCCTTCCCCTGCTTCCATTGGGCAAACAAAACATGAATGGAGGTGCCAAATGA